In the genome of Deinococcus deserti VCD115, one region contains:
- a CDS encoding GNAT family N-acetyltransferase, producing the protein MPVVHDHSVPGPLTLRPFQDADAGVVARLVTEGVRGHWTYTEAQFRESRHPARRRLVAVRGDQIVATAHLYPFGPDTPDALRLDVAGDRAALTPLYLRLLAEQPAGFSRLLGVTREDFSEQMELFGAAGFRNVWQSWGAHLQLSSFDFEKFRPLEERLFLQGYEAEELDPEAPDSDWDTLAALYAQGVADAPRNPTTQAQTLSTRELRDLIRREEQAFVVRLRGEIVALTRLTPRGREVDSEMTATHPSHRARGLATLVKALALQWALEQGFHTAGTGGTVLNLPMLRVNTRLGYQVERMWVTWERQL; encoded by the coding sequence ATGCCTGTTGTTCACGACCACTCGGTACCCGGCCCATTGACGCTACGACCCTTCCAGGATGCTGACGCGGGCGTAGTGGCCCGGCTGGTCACCGAAGGCGTGCGGGGACACTGGACCTATACCGAAGCGCAGTTCCGGGAGTCCCGGCACCCGGCACGCAGGCGGCTGGTGGCTGTCAGGGGAGACCAGATCGTCGCCACAGCCCATCTGTATCCCTTCGGGCCGGATACCCCGGACGCCCTGCGGCTGGACGTGGCCGGAGACCGGGCGGCCCTGACCCCGCTGTACCTCAGGCTGCTGGCCGAGCAGCCAGCTGGATTTTCGCGCCTGCTGGGCGTGACGCGTGAGGATTTCAGCGAGCAGATGGAACTGTTTGGGGCGGCAGGTTTCCGCAATGTTTGGCAGTCGTGGGGCGCACACCTTCAGCTGAGCAGCTTTGATTTCGAGAAGTTCCGGCCCCTGGAAGAACGCCTCTTTCTGCAGGGCTATGAGGCCGAGGAGCTTGACCCTGAGGCTCCAGACAGTGACTGGGACACGCTGGCGGCCCTGTACGCCCAGGGGGTGGCGGACGCCCCGCGCAATCCGACCACTCAGGCGCAGACATTGTCCACAAGGGAGCTGCGTGATCTTATCCGCCGGGAGGAGCAGGCTTTTGTGGTGCGTCTGCGCGGCGAAATCGTGGCGCTGACCCGCCTGACACCTCGTGGACGGGAGGTGGACAGTGAGATGACGGCGACCCATCCGTCCCACCGGGCACGCGGTCTGGCCACCCTGGTCAAGGCCCTCGCCCTGCAGTGGGCCCTGGAGCAGGGTTTTCACACCGCTGGAACCGGTGGAACGGTTCTGAACCTGCCCATGCTGCGGGTCAATACCCGGCTTGGTTATCAGGTCGAGCGCATGTGGGTCACCTGGGAACGCCAGCTGTGA
- a CDS encoding DUF1501 domain-containing protein, which translates to MTTRRDFLKYSALAVAATSGMPGFLARAAAQAQGNGTKTLVVIQLTGGNDGLNTLIPYSNGAYYAARPTIAIPKKDVLTLTPDLGMHPALKPLMPLWDAGQFAWMENVGYPNPNRSHFASMAIWHTADPTQAQGDGWIGRLAEKIGDPFCASNVGGTTPQALRASEFSLPSIETVDGFQVKLPQGLEGAFESMLNTPRRGEAEYLSRATRQMMANTARVQQNVQKYKAGATYPEGRFASQLRDAARLIAAGVGQRVLYVSLGGFDTHAGQRADQDELLGILAGGLSAFQADLERQGLADGVIVMGFSEFGRRVAENDSAGTDHGKGSVMFALGKSVRGGIHGDSPDLENLSDGDIRYKQDFRGVYEGALTRWLDLDARAILGGNFPGPQWLA; encoded by the coding sequence ATGACGACACGACGTGACTTTCTGAAGTACTCCGCGCTGGCTGTGGCCGCCACCAGCGGCATGCCCGGCTTTCTGGCACGCGCCGCGGCCCAGGCGCAGGGCAACGGCACCAAAACCCTGGTGGTGATTCAGCTTACCGGCGGCAACGACGGCCTGAATACCCTGATTCCCTACAGCAACGGCGCCTACTACGCCGCGCGCCCGACGATCGCCATTCCGAAAAAGGACGTCCTGACTCTTACGCCCGACCTGGGCATGCACCCGGCCCTGAAACCTCTCATGCCGCTGTGGGACGCCGGGCAGTTCGCCTGGATGGAAAACGTGGGGTACCCCAACCCCAACCGCAGCCACTTTGCCAGCATGGCCATCTGGCACACCGCCGATCCCACGCAGGCTCAGGGAGACGGCTGGATTGGCCGCTTGGCCGAGAAGATCGGAGATCCCTTCTGCGCCAGCAACGTAGGCGGCACCACCCCGCAGGCCTTGCGGGCCAGCGAGTTCAGCCTGCCCAGCATCGAAACCGTGGACGGCTTTCAGGTCAAGCTGCCGCAGGGCCTGGAGGGTGCCTTCGAGAGCATGCTGAATACGCCACGCCGTGGTGAAGCCGAGTATCTGTCGCGCGCCACCCGCCAGATGATGGCCAACACTGCCCGCGTGCAGCAGAATGTCCAGAAATACAAGGCCGGTGCCACATACCCCGAGGGCCGGTTTGCAAGTCAGCTGCGTGACGCAGCTCGCCTGATCGCCGCTGGTGTGGGCCAACGCGTGCTGTATGTCTCCCTGGGCGGCTTCGACACTCACGCCGGTCAGCGCGCGGATCAGGACGAGCTGCTGGGAATTCTGGCCGGCGGATTAAGCGCCTTCCAGGCCGACCTGGAACGGCAGGGCCTGGCCGATGGGGTCATCGTGATGGGCTTTTCCGAGTTCGGGCGCCGGGTTGCGGAAAACGACAGTGCCGGGACCGACCACGGCAAAGGCAGCGTGATGTTCGCCCTGGGCAAGAGTGTGCGCGGCGGCATTCACGGCGACAGTCCGGACCTGGAAAACCTCAGCGACGGCGATATCCGCTACAAGCAGGACTTCCGTGGGGTCTACGAAGGGGCCCTGACCCGCTGGCTGGATCTGGACGCCCGCGCCATCCTGGGCGGAAACTTTCCAGGACCGCAGTGGCTGGCGTGA